The genomic DNA AATTTAAGTTTATTGTCGGAGATTTCCGACAAACTCTAAATTTTATTTTTCTCAACAAGGAACTTTTTCAATCCCATTTTGCTTTTTTTTATCACAAAAATAGTCAATTTTAGAAAGATAAAACAGAATCTCATTTCTTGAAAGCCCGAGTCTTTTTTTCTCTTTTTCCATTATATAATGCGGAATGAAAGTTTTTGTTTTCAGAAATTTATTCTCAATTTTTTTGAAAGTTTTCAAATTTTTTTTGTAGCAAAGTTTTGCAAAAACAAAAGGTTTTCCAAATTTCTCATTCCACTTTTCAGCTAAATCAATTCCGTTTCTGTTTTGAAAATAGTGAATAAGTGCTTTATCGCCAATGAGAACTTTTCCATCTACTCTTAAAATTTTTGAAAGCATATTTGAAGTTTGGGATTCAGAGTCTTCGATATTTTCACCAGAAA from Thiovulum sp. ES includes the following:
- a CDS encoding putative periplasmic solute-binding protein (PFAM: Putative periplasminc binding protein (DUF178)), with the protein product TCFLQKHIRNSQFHLAMRSGVPRKVNSLFKDGKVDGAFISSILSENENCGNLGIIARKDVLSVLVLSGENIEDSESQTSNMLSKILRVDGKVLIGDKALIHYFQNRNGIDLAEKWNEKFGKPFVFAKLCYKKNLKTFKKIENKFLKTKTFIPHYIMEKEKKRLGLSRNEILFYLSKIDYFCDKKKQNGIEKVPC